A stretch of the Meiothermus sp. CFH 77666 genome encodes the following:
- the surE gene encoding 5'/3'-nucleotidase SurE, with amino-acid sequence MRILVANDDGIFSPGIKALAFALREIAEVNVVAPDVEQSGVGHSITFRRPLRFKHTASAGFGEIPAYRVDGTPADCVVLGSRLLGWPDLVVSGINIGVNMGLDLTHSGTVAAALEGASLGIPSIAFSLDASGEELHFEEAAQNAVPIVRWVLKHGLPSKTLLNVNFPNRTPQGVKITRLSTHRYEDSIVERIDPDGRPYYWVAGKPTAELEEGTDFWAVQHGFISVTPITLDYTNHAFAAELERKFTLQPRRAKAVKPRAATRKDPSASKK; translated from the coding sequence ATGCGAATCCTTGTTGCCAACGATGATGGCATCTTCTCGCCCGGAATCAAGGCTTTAGCCTTTGCCCTGCGGGAGATTGCCGAAGTAAATGTAGTGGCTCCCGATGTGGAGCAGTCGGGTGTGGGCCACAGCATCACCTTTCGCAGACCGCTGCGCTTTAAGCACACCGCCTCGGCAGGGTTTGGCGAGATTCCAGCCTACCGCGTGGATGGAACCCCAGCAGACTGTGTGGTGCTTGGCAGCAGGCTCCTGGGCTGGCCCGATTTGGTGGTCTCGGGAATTAACATTGGGGTCAATATGGGCCTCGATCTGACCCACTCGGGCACTGTGGCAGCAGCGCTGGAAGGGGCCTCGCTGGGCATTCCCTCCATCGCGTTTAGCCTAGATGCTTCTGGCGAGGAATTGCACTTTGAAGAAGCCGCCCAAAACGCGGTTCCGATTGTGCGGTGGGTGCTGAAGCACGGTCTGCCCAGTAAAACCCTGCTCAATGTCAACTTTCCCAACCGGACGCCGCAGGGGGTCAAGATCACCCGGCTCTCCACCCATCGCTACGAAGATTCCATTGTTGAAAGGATAGATCCCGATGGGCGGCCCTACTACTGGGTGGCCGGCAAGCCCACCGCCGAGTTGGAGGAAGGCACCGATTTCTGGGCCGTTCAGCACGGTTTTATCTCGGTAACGCCCATTACCCTGGACTACACCAACCACGCTTTTGCTGCCGAGCTCGAGCGCAAATTTACCCTGCAACCCCGCAGGGCTAAAGCGGTAAAGCCCCGGGCGGCCACCAGGAAAGACCCTTCTGCCTCTAAGAAATAG
- the greA gene encoding transcription elongation factor GreA gives MSDKKPVYLTAEGKARLEQELAYLKTEKVQQIADEMGRAIAEGDLRENAGYDEARRAMWQNNSRIAELEDILSRVQIVESGNGIPTEVQIGVTVELETPTGQRMSVTMVGSHEADVFSGKISNESPLGQALMGKKVGDEVQVKSPKGSQTYVVVELVYA, from the coding sequence ATGTCAGATAAAAAGCCGGTATACCTTACCGCGGAGGGCAAAGCGCGGCTCGAGCAGGAACTTGCCTATTTGAAAACCGAAAAAGTACAGCAAATTGCCGATGAGATGGGCCGGGCCATTGCCGAGGGCGATTTGCGTGAAAATGCTGGCTACGACGAGGCTCGGCGGGCCATGTGGCAAAACAATAGCCGCATCGCGGAACTCGAGGACATCCTGAGCCGTGTACAGATTGTCGAATCTGGCAACGGCATTCCTACCGAGGTGCAGATTGGGGTGACGGTAGAGCTCGAGACCCCTACCGGCCAGCGCATGAGCGTTACCATGGTGGGTAGCCACGAAGCGGATGTATTCAGCGGCAAGATTTCCAATGAATCCCCCCTGGGCCAGGCTCTGATGGGCAAAAAGGTAGGCGACGAGGTGCAGGTCAAAAGCCCCAAGGGCAGCCAGACCTATGTGGTGGTTGAACTGGTATACGCCTGA
- a CDS encoding HAMP domain-containing sensor histidine kinase has protein sequence MTLRTRITLLTLALLAFSLLLIGGSVYGTLQFTLYDNLRRELVETSVSAQRLIQERGNLEGLPLTVYGQALWVPFPNPTANDILQGAAIPIAQSLALGNATLMLSEKGLQEVLRSGGFYTQTTLTRPDGSQIPLRVRAERLETEIAGIPQGKQLVILLVGKSTESIESTLADFARTYTATALLVLIFGGLLAFRLVRQTLEPLEWVAKKAEQVSNKPDKLPELEGHNEVASLVRSLNRMLSRLESAWETQGRFLADASHELRTPVTAILGHISYLLRRTQVSEQQRESLEIIKREAERMQKLVGDLLELSKTGGSWKVELGSVHLQTVLNEIQEEYSKSFEGRIEVQAPDQVWVLGDPERLHQVIANLVSNAIKANSTHIRLVVLDLAERVVIRVEDNGEGISKEHLPHLFERFYRVDKARDRERGGSGLGLAIVRSIVEAHGGSVWAESEPGKGSVFSISLKRASAPHPQLT, from the coding sequence ATGACCCTCCGAACCCGCATCACCCTGCTCACGCTAGCGCTGCTGGCTTTCTCGCTGCTTTTGATTGGGGGCTCGGTGTATGGAACCCTCCAGTTCACGCTTTACGACAACCTGCGGCGCGAACTGGTCGAGACTTCGGTAAGCGCTCAGCGGCTCATTCAAGAACGGGGCAACCTCGAGGGCCTCCCCCTCACGGTTTACGGGCAAGCCCTGTGGGTACCTTTCCCAAACCCCACTGCCAACGACATCCTGCAAGGAGCTGCCATCCCGATTGCCCAGTCGCTGGCGCTGGGTAACGCTACCCTCATGCTTTCGGAAAAAGGCTTGCAGGAGGTCTTGCGTTCCGGAGGGTTTTACACCCAGACCACCCTGACCCGCCCCGATGGCAGCCAGATTCCCCTGCGGGTGCGGGCCGAGCGCCTCGAGACCGAGATTGCCGGAATCCCCCAGGGCAAGCAGTTGGTCATTTTGCTGGTAGGCAAGTCCACCGAAAGCATCGAAAGCACCCTGGCCGATTTTGCCCGCACCTACACCGCCACGGCCCTGTTGGTGCTCATTTTTGGCGGACTGCTGGCCTTCCGGCTGGTACGGCAGACCCTGGAACCCCTGGAGTGGGTGGCTAAAAAAGCCGAGCAGGTCAGCAACAAACCCGACAAACTACCCGAACTCGAGGGCCACAACGAGGTCGCCTCGCTGGTTCGGTCGCTCAACCGGATGCTCTCCCGGCTGGAGAGCGCCTGGGAAACCCAGGGCCGCTTTCTGGCCGATGCCTCACACGAACTGCGCACCCCCGTGACTGCCATTTTGGGGCATATCAGCTACCTGCTGCGGCGCACCCAGGTCTCGGAGCAGCAGCGCGAGAGCCTGGAAATCATCAAACGAGAAGCCGAGCGCATGCAAAAGCTGGTGGGCGACCTGCTCGAGCTCTCCAAAACCGGCGGAAGCTGGAAGGTGGAGCTGGGCTCGGTACACCTGCAAACGGTGCTGAACGAAATCCAGGAAGAATACAGCAAAAGTTTTGAGGGCCGTATCGAGGTACAGGCGCCCGATCAGGTATGGGTGCTGGGCGATCCCGAGCGGCTGCATCAGGTAATTGCCAATCTGGTTTCCAACGCCATCAAGGCCAACTCTACCCATATTCGTCTGGTAGTGCTCGACCTGGCCGAGCGGGTGGTGATCCGGGTAGAGGACAACGGCGAAGGTATCAGCAAAGAGCACCTCCCCCATCTGTTTGAACGCTTTTACCGGGTGGATAAGGCGCGTGACCGCGAACGGGGCGGCAGCGGGCTGGGGCTGGCCATCGTGCGCTCAATTGTGGAGGCCCACGGGGGCAGCGTGTGGGCCGAGAGCGAGCCCGGCAAAGGCTCGGTTTTCAGCATCTCGCTCAAAAGGGCTTCTGCTCCCCATCCTCAGCTCACCTGA